In Microbacterium galbinum, a single window of DNA contains:
- a CDS encoding carbohydrate ABC transporter permease: MTLTAPPAQQRVAASAPESDAPPKRSWRHRVSRFDQNASPYFYISPFFLLFGLVGLFPLLYTVYVAVHEWDLLKGEGGFVGFGNFVEILGDGMFWNSIFNTLSIFLLSAIPQLAVALTIAYLLDRGLRAPTFWRMSVLIPFVVTPVAVAIIFSSIFNEADGLANNLLNLIGIADQQWKHDTALSHIAIAVMVNFRWTGYNALILLAAMQAVPRDLYESAALDGAGAARRFFSITIPTIRPTLIFVIITATIGGLQIFAEPRLFDVSTAGGIGGSDRQFQTTVLFLWELAFFRRDLGEASAVAILLFLLIVGIGVINFLISRRISTGDAGRNRAARRRARATAATLEEDAR, from the coding sequence ATGACTCTCACCGCACCGCCCGCGCAGCAGCGGGTGGCGGCATCCGCCCCTGAATCGGATGCTCCGCCGAAACGCTCCTGGCGCCATCGCGTCTCCCGCTTCGACCAGAACGCCTCGCCGTACTTCTACATCTCGCCGTTCTTCCTGCTGTTCGGGTTGGTGGGCCTGTTCCCGCTGCTGTACACGGTGTACGTCGCCGTGCACGAGTGGGATCTGCTCAAGGGCGAGGGCGGGTTCGTCGGCTTCGGCAACTTCGTCGAGATCCTCGGCGACGGGATGTTCTGGAACTCGATCTTCAACACCCTCAGCATCTTCCTGCTGTCGGCGATCCCGCAGCTCGCGGTCGCGCTGACGATCGCCTACCTGCTCGACCGCGGGCTGCGCGCCCCGACGTTCTGGCGCATGAGCGTGCTCATCCCGTTCGTGGTCACCCCGGTGGCGGTCGCGATCATCTTCTCGAGCATCTTCAACGAGGCCGACGGTCTCGCCAACAACCTGCTCAACCTCATCGGCATCGCCGACCAGCAGTGGAAGCACGACACCGCGCTGTCGCACATCGCGATCGCGGTCATGGTGAACTTCCGCTGGACGGGGTACAACGCGCTCATCCTGCTCGCCGCGATGCAGGCCGTTCCGCGCGACCTCTACGAGTCGGCGGCCCTCGACGGCGCGGGCGCCGCCCGCCGCTTCTTCTCGATCACGATCCCGACGATCCGCCCGACGCTGATCTTCGTCATCATCACGGCGACCATCGGCGGACTGCAGATCTTCGCCGAGCCGCGGCTGTTCGACGTCTCCACCGCCGGCGGCATCGGCGGCAGCGACCGGCAGTTCCAGACGACCGTGCTGTTCCTCTGGGAGCTCGCGTTCTTCCGGCGCGATCTGGGCGAAGCATCCGCTGTCGCCATCCTGCTGTTCCTGTTGATCGTCGGCATCGGCGTGATCAACTTCCTGATCTCGCGACGGATATCGACGGGGGATGCCGGCCGCAACCGCGCCGCGCGCCGCCGGGCCCGCGCGACCGCCGCCACCCTCGAGGAGGACGCACGATGA
- a CDS encoding flavin reductase family protein: MSTSESGIPVPSAVGEGLKAAFRTHPAGVAIITAATPEGPVGLTASSVASVAVDPAAIVFSVTRATGSAGGLLSAPTFVVHLIDHDHSELAQSFAVSGSERFTPEQQWSTLPTGEPYLPAARFALRCRALQTVPVGTSSVVIAEVLEVFAGPQGRPLVYVDRKFHSLPHQP; the protein is encoded by the coding sequence GTGAGCACCTCAGAATCCGGCATCCCCGTCCCCAGCGCCGTCGGCGAAGGGCTCAAGGCGGCGTTCCGCACCCACCCCGCCGGCGTCGCGATCATCACCGCGGCGACCCCCGAGGGCCCCGTCGGTCTCACCGCGTCGAGCGTGGCATCCGTCGCCGTCGACCCGGCCGCGATCGTGTTCTCGGTCACCCGGGCGACCGGAAGCGCGGGCGGGCTCCTCTCGGCCCCGACCTTCGTCGTGCACCTGATCGATCACGATCACTCCGAATTGGCGCAGAGCTTCGCCGTGAGCGGGTCGGAGCGCTTCACGCCCGAGCAGCAGTGGAGCACCCTGCCGACGGGCGAGCCGTACCTGCCCGCAGCCCGCTTCGCCCTGCGCTGCCGCGCGCTGCAGACGGTGCCCGTCGGTACGTCGAGCGTGGTGATCGCCGAGGTGCTCGAGGTGTTCGCCGGCCCGCAGGGCCGCCCCCTCGTCTACGTCGACCGCAAGTTCCACAGCCTCCCGCACCAGCCCTGA
- a CDS encoding DUF1761 domain-containing protein, which produces MIPEINYWAVLLATLSSMIVGSIWYSPKVFGTRWSKLANVDMDRPAATAVWPIITTVIVSFITAWVLAGASAIAWHFYGGSWFWGAVITAVTLWAGFTAARFITHDALEGRSTRLTTLNIAHELVTVLVMAAIIGLWPPAMTV; this is translated from the coding sequence ATGATTCCCGAGATCAACTACTGGGCCGTTCTGCTGGCCACGCTGTCGAGCATGATCGTCGGCTCGATCTGGTACTCGCCGAAGGTGTTCGGTACGCGCTGGTCGAAGCTCGCGAACGTCGACATGGATCGCCCGGCGGCCACCGCGGTCTGGCCGATCATCACCACGGTGATCGTGAGCTTCATCACGGCCTGGGTGCTCGCCGGAGCATCCGCCATCGCCTGGCACTTCTACGGCGGATCCTGGTTCTGGGGTGCCGTCATCACCGCGGTCACTCTCTGGGCCGGCTTCACGGCGGCCCGCTTCATCACCCACGACGCCCTCGAGGGGCGCTCGACCCGGCTCACGACCCTCAACATCGCGCACGAGCTCGTGACGGTGCTCGTGATGGCGGCGATCATCGGGCTGTGGCCGCCCGCGATGACCGTGTAG
- the soxR gene encoding redox-sensitive transcriptional activator SoxR, producing the protein MTSHADAAHTAEDALSIGEMTRRTGVAASALHFYESIGLIASFRTPGNQRRYPRHMIRRVSLIAVAKRLGIPLADVQTAFADVPLTETPSHDDWQRASRRWKRALEKRREGIERLERELTGCIGCGCLSMKACGLLNPDDALGSLGAGPRRLSDDQV; encoded by the coding sequence ATGACCTCGCACGCCGATGCCGCGCACACCGCCGAGGACGCCCTCTCGATCGGCGAGATGACGCGACGCACGGGGGTCGCGGCATCCGCTCTGCACTTCTACGAGTCGATCGGCCTCATCGCCTCGTTCCGCACGCCCGGCAACCAGCGCCGCTACCCGCGGCACATGATCCGGCGGGTGTCGCTCATCGCGGTGGCGAAGCGCCTCGGCATCCCGCTCGCCGACGTGCAGACAGCGTTCGCCGACGTGCCGCTCACCGAGACCCCGAGCCACGACGACTGGCAGCGCGCCTCGCGCCGCTGGAAGCGCGCGCTCGAGAAGCGTCGAGAGGGCATCGAGCGCCTCGAACGCGAACTGACCGGATGCATCGGCTGCGGATGCCTGTCGATGAAGGCGTGCGGTCTGCTGAACCCCGACGACGCACTCGGCAGTCTCGGGGCGGGCCCCCGCCGACTCAGCGACGACCAGGTCTGA
- a CDS encoding carboxymuconolactone decarboxylase family protein, translating to MSAYFDSEADKTYTKVYKEHTPDILAAFAAFDSAVFAPDESRAIPLKYRELIALAVGITTQCVYCIDAHSQKAVAAGADEAELAEAAWVATAIRAGGGFAHGRLAFKLAEPAHQHQH from the coding sequence ATGAGCGCCTACTTCGACAGCGAAGCCGACAAGACCTACACGAAGGTCTACAAGGAACACACCCCCGACATCCTCGCGGCGTTCGCGGCCTTCGACAGCGCCGTGTTCGCTCCCGACGAGTCGCGGGCGATCCCGCTGAAGTACCGCGAGCTGATCGCGCTGGCCGTGGGCATCACCACGCAGTGCGTGTACTGCATCGACGCGCACTCGCAGAAGGCCGTCGCGGCCGGTGCCGACGAGGCCGAACTGGCCGAGGCCGCCTGGGTCGCGACCGCCATCCGCGCCGGTGGTGGCTTCGCGCACGGACGCCTGGCGTTCAAGCTCGCCGAGCCCGCGCACCAGCACCAGCACTGA
- the purS gene encoding phosphoribosylformylglycinamidine synthase subunit PurS: protein MPTIVVDVMPKSELLDPQGKAVSGAFARLGVEGFSDVRIGKRFELTVEGEVTDELLAEATRIADEVLSNSVIEDVVGIEVVE, encoded by the coding sequence ATGCCCACCATCGTCGTCGACGTCATGCCCAAGTCCGAACTGCTCGACCCGCAGGGGAAGGCCGTCTCCGGAGCGTTCGCACGCCTCGGCGTCGAGGGCTTCTCCGACGTCCGCATCGGGAAGCGCTTCGAGCTCACGGTCGAGGGCGAGGTCACCGACGAGCTGCTCGCCGAGGCGACCCGCATCGCCGACGAGGTGCTGTCGAACTCCGTGATCGAAGACGTCGTGGGCATCGAGGTCGTCGAATGA
- the fdxA gene encoding ferredoxin, whose amino-acid sequence MTYVIALPCVDVKDRACIDECPVDCIYEGERSLYIHPDECVDCGACEPVCPVEAIFYEDDLPDEWTDYYKANVEFFDEVGSPGGAAKVGMIAHDHPLIAALPPQEGAE is encoded by the coding sequence ATGACCTATGTGATCGCCCTGCCGTGCGTCGATGTCAAGGACCGCGCGTGCATCGACGAGTGTCCCGTCGACTGCATCTACGAGGGTGAACGCTCGCTCTACATCCACCCCGATGAGTGCGTCGACTGCGGGGCGTGCGAGCCGGTGTGCCCCGTCGAGGCGATCTTCTACGAGGACGACCTGCCCGACGAGTGGACCGACTACTACAAGGCGAACGTCGAGTTCTTCGACGAGGTGGGCTCGCCCGGGGGTGCGGCCAAGGTCGGCATGATCGCGCACGACCACCCGCTCATCGCCGCACTTCCCCCGCAGGAGGGCGCCGAGTGA
- a CDS encoding nucleoside hydrolase codes for MPDFAREKQWIVVDTDTGIDDAHSLLYLLAQPDVEIVGITTIYGNCAVEDSARNVAYVLDVADAPRIPIYLGASGPLDGDPSIAWFVHGHDGLGDRGFERPEPTLEAESAADYLVRIANEHPGQIDLHPLGPLTNIALALEKDPELFLKFRSVVIMGGAGPYPAPGTPTVTDANTNNDRAAAEAVFGAVNSGNVIMVGVNVTSQALLEEDVTALLLGSDLPAAHFAGTILDAYNDFYQYKWGRRISAAHDGLSSVILHRPEIVTGWIEGPVDFTPAAGSLATRVALTSDGLPLVWGTPEGASTRAVTSFDLTEFRRRFVHALAYGRTRPALDPAGRTAPAGWPNSGPSGTGGTD; via the coding sequence ATGCCCGACTTCGCCCGCGAGAAGCAGTGGATCGTCGTCGACACCGACACCGGCATCGACGACGCCCACTCCCTGCTCTACCTGCTCGCCCAGCCCGACGTCGAGATCGTCGGTATCACGACGATCTACGGGAACTGCGCGGTCGAGGACTCGGCCCGCAACGTCGCGTACGTGCTCGACGTGGCGGACGCCCCGCGCATCCCGATCTACCTGGGCGCGAGCGGTCCCCTCGACGGCGACCCGTCGATCGCCTGGTTCGTGCACGGACACGACGGCCTCGGCGACCGCGGCTTCGAGCGCCCCGAGCCCACGCTCGAGGCGGAGTCCGCGGCCGACTACCTCGTGCGCATCGCCAACGAGCACCCGGGTCAGATCGACCTGCACCCGCTCGGACCGCTCACGAACATCGCGCTGGCGCTCGAGAAGGACCCGGAGCTGTTCCTGAAGTTCCGCTCGGTCGTCATCATGGGCGGCGCGGGCCCGTACCCGGCGCCCGGAACCCCGACCGTGACCGATGCGAACACGAACAACGACCGCGCGGCGGCCGAGGCCGTGTTCGGCGCCGTGAACAGCGGCAACGTGATCATGGTGGGCGTCAACGTGACCTCGCAGGCGCTGCTCGAGGAGGACGTCACGGCGCTGCTGCTCGGCTCCGATCTGCCGGCGGCGCACTTCGCGGGCACGATCCTCGATGCGTACAACGACTTCTACCAGTACAAGTGGGGGCGCCGGATCTCGGCCGCCCACGACGGACTGTCGTCGGTGATCCTGCATCGCCCCGAGATCGTGACGGGCTGGATCGAGGGCCCGGTCGACTTCACCCCGGCCGCGGGTTCGCTCGCGACTCGGGTCGCTCTCACGAGCGACGGCCTGCCGCTGGTGTGGGGCACGCCCGAGGGCGCCTCGACGCGGGCGGTGACCTCGTTCGATCTGACCGAGTTCCGCCGCCGCTTCGTGCACGCGCTCGCTTACGGCCGCACGCGTCCGGCGCTCGACCCGGCCGGTCGCACGGCCCCCGCGGGCTGGCCGAACTCCGGCCCGTCGGGCACGGGCGGGACGGACTGA
- the purQ gene encoding phosphoribosylformylglycinamidine synthase subunit PurQ has translation MTVRIGVVTFPGSLDDRDAQRAVRIAGAEPVALWHGSHDLEGVDALVLPGGFSYGDYLRAGSIAALSPIMAEVKDAAAKGLPVLGICNGFQMLVESHLLPGGLIRNSHQHFIRRDQKLTVENSDTAWTNEFRRGQEIVIPLKNADGGYIADEQTLDRIEGEGLVAFRYAGVNPNGSLRDIAGITNEAGNVVGLMPHPEHATEAGFGPDTSVAMRSGIDGIGFFASAIAAVARVAA, from the coding sequence ATGACCGTACGCATCGGGGTCGTCACGTTCCCCGGCTCGCTCGACGACCGCGACGCGCAGCGCGCCGTGCGCATCGCCGGCGCCGAGCCCGTCGCCCTCTGGCACGGCTCGCACGACCTCGAGGGTGTCGACGCCCTCGTGCTGCCCGGCGGATTCAGCTACGGCGACTACCTGCGCGCCGGCTCCATCGCCGCGCTCTCGCCGATCATGGCCGAGGTGAAGGATGCCGCCGCCAAGGGCCTGCCCGTGCTCGGCATCTGCAACGGCTTCCAGATGCTCGTCGAGTCGCACCTGCTGCCCGGCGGACTCATCCGCAACAGCCACCAGCACTTCATCCGTCGCGACCAGAAGCTGACGGTCGAGAACTCCGACACGGCGTGGACCAACGAGTTCCGTCGCGGGCAGGAGATCGTCATCCCGCTCAAGAACGCCGACGGCGGCTACATCGCCGACGAGCAGACCCTCGACCGCATCGAGGGCGAGGGCCTCGTGGCCTTCCGCTACGCGGGCGTCAACCCCAACGGTTCGCTGCGCGACATCGCGGGCATCACGAACGAGGCGGGCAACGTCGTGGGGCTCATGCCACACCCCGAGCACGCGACCGAGGCCGGCTTCGGCCCCGACACCTCGGTGGCCATGCGCTCCGGCATCGACGGGATCGGCTTCTTCGCGAGCGCGATCGCCGCGGTCGCGCGCGTCGCCGCGTAA
- a CDS encoding glycoside hydrolase family 13 protein — translation MPEIEQFAAPGSEWWRSAVIYQIYPRSFADASGDGIGDLPGITSRLDSLKDLGVDAIWLSPFMTSPQRDAGYDVADYRDVDPLFGTLADFDTMLEAAHARGIRVIVDLVPNHSSDQHVWFQEALKAAPGSRERARYIFRDGKGENGELPPNNWESVFGGGMWQRVTEADGTPGQWYLHIFDATQPDFDWTNEEVREEFRSILRFWLDRGVDGFRVDVAHGMIKADGLPDYTPPSDADSMGGGEANVPYWGQDGVHDIYRDWHELLAEYDGDRALCGEAWLPTLKKTSLWVRPDEMHQTFNFPYLMTAWDAKALGDVIRESLDDFGAVGAPSTWVLSNHDVVRHATRLALTVDNPQGEGIGPHTPSKPDAVIGLARARAATTLMLALPGSSYLYQGEELGLPEAMEIPDEYRQDPTWFRTKHERYGRDGCRVPLPWEADAPAFGFNDTGLSWLPQPDEWATHARDVELADPNSTLSLYTELLALRRAHGFGSGSLVWEDFGADAVAFRRDDVHVVANLGTAPIALPDDATFLVKSQPFAGSELPVDTTVWFTRG, via the coding sequence ATGCCTGAAATCGAACAGTTCGCCGCGCCCGGATCCGAGTGGTGGCGCAGCGCCGTCATCTACCAGATCTACCCCCGCTCCTTCGCCGACGCCTCGGGCGACGGCATCGGCGACCTCCCCGGCATCACCAGCCGCCTGGACTCGCTGAAGGACCTCGGCGTCGATGCGATCTGGCTGAGCCCCTTCATGACCAGCCCGCAGCGCGACGCCGGGTACGACGTCGCCGACTACCGCGACGTCGACCCGCTCTTCGGCACCCTGGCCGACTTCGACACCATGCTCGAGGCGGCCCATGCCCGCGGCATCCGCGTGATCGTCGACCTCGTGCCCAACCACTCGTCCGACCAGCACGTGTGGTTCCAGGAGGCACTGAAGGCGGCGCCCGGAAGCCGCGAGCGCGCCCGCTACATCTTCCGCGACGGAAAGGGCGAGAACGGCGAACTGCCCCCGAACAACTGGGAGTCGGTGTTCGGCGGCGGCATGTGGCAGCGCGTGACCGAGGCAGACGGCACCCCCGGCCAGTGGTACCTGCACATCTTCGACGCCACCCAGCCCGACTTCGACTGGACCAACGAAGAGGTGCGCGAGGAGTTCCGTTCGATCCTGCGCTTCTGGCTCGACCGCGGCGTCGACGGCTTCCGCGTCGACGTGGCGCACGGCATGATCAAGGCCGACGGCCTGCCCGACTACACCCCTCCGTCGGATGCCGACTCGATGGGCGGCGGCGAGGCGAACGTGCCGTACTGGGGTCAGGACGGCGTGCACGACATCTACCGCGACTGGCACGAACTGCTCGCCGAGTACGACGGCGACCGCGCCCTCTGCGGCGAGGCCTGGCTGCCGACGCTGAAGAAGACCTCGCTGTGGGTGCGCCCCGACGAGATGCACCAGACCTTCAACTTCCCGTACCTGATGACCGCGTGGGACGCGAAGGCACTCGGCGACGTCATCCGCGAATCGCTCGACGACTTCGGAGCGGTCGGCGCCCCCAGCACCTGGGTGCTCTCGAACCACGACGTGGTGCGCCACGCCACCCGCCTCGCCCTCACGGTCGACAACCCGCAGGGCGAGGGCATCGGCCCCCACACCCCGAGCAAGCCCGACGCCGTGATCGGCCTCGCCCGCGCCCGCGCGGCGACGACCCTCATGCTCGCGCTGCCCGGCTCGTCGTACCTCTACCAGGGCGAGGAGCTGGGCCTACCGGAGGCCATGGAGATCCCCGACGAGTACCGTCAGGACCCGACCTGGTTCCGCACGAAGCACGAGCGCTACGGACGCGACGGATGCCGCGTGCCGCTGCCCTGGGAGGCGGATGCCCCGGCGTTCGGCTTCAACGACACCGGACTCTCGTGGCTGCCGCAGCCCGACGAATGGGCGACGCACGCGCGCGACGTCGAGCTGGCCGACCCGAACTCCACCCTCTCGCTCTACACCGAACTGCTGGCGCTGCGCCGTGCGCACGGCTTCGGCTCGGGCTCGCTGGTCTGGGAGGACTTCGGTGCGGATGCCGTCGCCTTCCGCCGCGATGACGTGCACGTGGTCGCGAACCTCGGCACTGCACCGATCGCGCTGCCCGACGACGCGACGTTCCTCGTGAAGAGCCAGCCCTTCGCGGGCTCGGAGCTTCCCGTCGACACGACCGTCTGGTTCACGCGGGGCTGA
- a CDS encoding adenine phosphoribosyltransferase: MPEAELSPALVRAQSLIRNVPDYPQPGIVFRDITPLLADAEALRVTTEAIIEPFAGQFDVIAGIEARGFILASAAAIAAGTGLIPIRKAGKLPRPAASVDYALEYGTATIEMHDDLPAGSRVLLIDDVLATGGTLAAGRQLVERLGSHVVGISVLFEIDGLGGRELIGDLHTVFHA; this comes from the coding sequence GTGCCCGAAGCCGAACTCTCCCCTGCCCTCGTCCGCGCCCAGTCGCTGATCCGCAACGTGCCGGACTACCCGCAGCCGGGCATCGTCTTCCGCGACATCACGCCGCTGCTCGCCGACGCCGAGGCCCTCCGCGTCACGACCGAGGCCATCATCGAGCCGTTCGCCGGACAGTTCGACGTGATCGCCGGGATCGAGGCCCGCGGGTTCATCCTCGCGAGTGCCGCCGCCATCGCCGCGGGCACCGGACTCATCCCGATCCGCAAGGCGGGCAAGCTGCCCCGCCCCGCGGCATCCGTCGACTACGCCCTCGAATACGGCACCGCCACCATCGAGATGCACGACGACCTGCCCGCGGGATCGCGCGTGCTGCTCATCGACGACGTGCTCGCGACGGGCGGCACCCTCGCCGCCGGCCGCCAGCTCGTCGAGCGCCTCGGCAGCCACGTGGTCGGCATCTCGGTGCTGTTCGAGATCGACGGCCTCGGCGGCCGCGAGCTCATCGGCGATCTGCACACCGTCTTCCACGCCTGA
- a CDS encoding ABC transporter substrate-binding protein encodes MNARARHRVLTTAAVASVSALALAGCSTGGGGEGGSNADEEITLTVTTFGTFGYDDLYEEYEAAHPNITIEATNIDTGGNARTDAFTKIAAGSGLSDVVAIEEGWLGAVMDVSDTFVDLRDYGIEDRKDDWVDWKYGQATDAEGRVIGYGTDIGPSGICYNGAAFEAAGLPSDRESVAELLNGDWENYFQVGADYTAKTGKAWYDHSGFVWNAMVNQLDEGYYTADGELNVEGNAELQERFELLGAATESGQSAAQTAWDWNGGKSFVDGTFATFVCPGWMLGVVQGQVEAGGGDASTGWDFADVFPGGAANWGGAFLSIPESSQHKEAAAELADWLTQPEQQVKQSAAAGNFPSTVKAQETLAADATPNAFFNDAPTGAILAERAKGVVAQFKGADDSVIQENVFGPALSALDRGETDTKGAWDQAISLLNDLVG; translated from the coding sequence GTGAACGCACGCGCCCGCCACCGGGTCCTCACGACCGCAGCCGTGGCATCCGTCTCGGCCCTCGCCCTCGCCGGCTGTTCCACCGGCGGAGGAGGCGAGGGCGGCTCGAACGCCGACGAGGAGATCACCCTCACCGTCACCACGTTCGGCACCTTCGGCTACGACGACCTGTACGAGGAGTACGAGGCCGCCCACCCGAACATCACCATCGAGGCCACCAACATCGACACCGGCGGCAACGCCCGCACCGACGCCTTCACCAAGATCGCGGCCGGCTCGGGTCTCAGCGACGTCGTCGCGATCGAGGAGGGCTGGCTCGGCGCCGTCATGGACGTCTCCGACACCTTCGTCGACCTGCGCGACTACGGCATCGAGGACCGCAAGGACGACTGGGTCGACTGGAAGTACGGTCAGGCCACGGATGCCGAGGGCCGGGTCATCGGCTACGGCACCGACATCGGCCCCTCGGGCATCTGCTACAACGGCGCCGCGTTCGAGGCCGCCGGTCTTCCGAGCGACCGCGAGTCGGTCGCCGAGCTGCTGAACGGCGACTGGGAGAACTACTTCCAGGTCGGTGCCGACTACACGGCCAAGACCGGCAAGGCCTGGTACGACCACTCCGGCTTCGTCTGGAACGCGATGGTCAACCAGCTCGACGAGGGGTACTACACCGCCGACGGCGAGCTGAACGTCGAGGGCAACGCCGAGCTGCAGGAGCGCTTCGAGCTGCTGGGGGCGGCGACCGAGAGCGGCCAGTCCGCCGCGCAGACCGCGTGGGACTGGAACGGCGGCAAGTCGTTCGTCGACGGCACCTTCGCGACGTTCGTGTGCCCGGGCTGGATGCTCGGCGTCGTGCAGGGTCAGGTCGAGGCCGGCGGCGGCGACGCCTCGACCGGCTGGGACTTCGCGGATGTCTTCCCCGGCGGAGCGGCGAACTGGGGCGGCGCGTTCCTGTCGATCCCCGAGTCCTCGCAGCACAAGGAGGCCGCGGCCGAGCTCGCCGACTGGCTGACGCAGCCCGAGCAGCAGGTGAAGCAGTCGGCCGCGGCCGGCAACTTCCCCTCGACGGTGAAGGCGCAGGAGACCCTCGCCGCCGACGCCACCCCGAACGCGTTCTTCAACGACGCCCCCACCGGCGCGATCCTCGCGGAGCGCGCGAAGGGCGTGGTCGCGCAGTTCAAGGGCGCCGATGACTCGGTGATCCAGGAGAACGTCTTCGGCCCGGCGCTCAGCGCGCTCGACCGCGGCGAGACCGACACGAAGGGCGCCTGGGATCAGGCGATCTCCCTCCTGAACGACCTGGTCGGCTGA
- a CDS encoding LacI family DNA-binding transcriptional regulator yields MASIDDVARLAGVSTATVSRALSGRGKVSDETRARVLGAADSLGYVVSSRASSLASGRTRTVGVIVPYLDRWFFSTVLSGVSSALMRAGFDITLYNITPDRETRRHVFDTFLRRQGVDAVIAVSIRLDDDETRRLLELGMPIIAIGGPHPTLETLTVDELGIARLATEHLIGLGHRDIAYIGATAEFDEEFHVPTNRRRGFEEALVDAGIPVDPSLVVAADFTIAGGLRAAHQLLGGGGPRPTAVFAASDEMAIGAILAAREHGIRVPEDLSVIGIDGHELGEIFGLTTVDQFPLQQGERAAAAVLAQLGEGEVPPADLPFVLTDRGSTAAV; encoded by the coding sequence ATGGCGAGCATCGACGACGTGGCACGACTGGCCGGCGTCTCGACGGCGACCGTCTCGCGCGCCCTGAGCGGGCGCGGCAAGGTGTCGGACGAGACGCGCGCACGGGTTCTGGGGGCCGCCGACAGCCTCGGCTACGTGGTGTCGTCGCGTGCGTCGAGCCTCGCCTCCGGGCGCACCCGCACGGTCGGGGTGATCGTTCCCTACCTCGACCGCTGGTTCTTCAGCACCGTGCTGTCGGGGGTGTCGTCCGCGCTCATGCGCGCCGGCTTCGACATCACCCTCTACAACATCACCCCCGACCGCGAGACGCGGCGGCACGTGTTCGACACCTTCCTGCGGCGTCAGGGCGTGGATGCCGTGATCGCCGTGTCGATCCGGCTCGACGACGACGAGACGCGTCGGCTGCTCGAGCTGGGGATGCCGATCATCGCGATCGGCGGACCGCATCCGACCCTCGAGACCCTCACGGTCGACGAGCTCGGCATCGCCCGCCTCGCCACCGAGCACCTGATCGGGCTGGGCCACCGAGACATCGCGTACATCGGAGCGACCGCCGAGTTCGACGAGGAGTTCCATGTGCCGACCAATCGTCGCCGCGGGTTCGAGGAGGCGCTGGTCGACGCGGGCATTCCGGTCGACCCGTCGCTCGTGGTGGCCGCCGACTTCACGATCGCGGGCGGCCTGCGCGCCGCTCATCAGTTGCTCGGCGGGGGCGGTCCACGGCCGACCGCGGTGTTCGCGGCATCCGATGAGATGGCGATCGGGGCGATCCTCGCGGCGCGGGAGCACGGCATCCGCGTTCCGGAGGATCTCTCGGTGATCGGCATCGACGGGCATGAGCTCGGCGAGATCTTCGGGCTCACCACGGTCGATCAGTTCCCGCTGCAGCAGGGCGAGCGCGCGGCCGCCGCGGTGCTCGCGCAGCTGGGCGAAGGCGAGGTCCCGCCCGCCGATCTGCCGTTCGTGCTCACGGACCGGGGTTCGACCGCCGCGGTGTGA